In Macrotis lagotis isolate mMagLag1 chromosome 8, bilby.v1.9.chrom.fasta, whole genome shotgun sequence, a single genomic region encodes these proteins:
- the WFIKKN1 gene encoding WAP, Kazal, immunoglobulin, Kunitz and NTR domain-containing protein 1 — translation MILMPAPLLILTLLSGLADGASLQPEPMSHLGVCPNQLNPNLWVDAQSTCERECHVDQDCSGFEKCCTNVCGLRSCVAARFADGSSAAPAPAASCESFVCPQQGSDCDIWDGQPVCKCRDRCEKEPNFTCASDGLTYYNRCYMDAEACLRGLRLSVVPCKYVFSWPHTSPGPPETTAPPTPGAAPDIPIPPALYSNPFHQSVYAGGTASFHCDVSGRPQPDITWEKQSDQRENFIMRPDQMYGNVVVTNIGQLVVYNARLEDAGLYTCTARNAAGLLRADFPLSVIQREPLGGELPGPSLPPPAPMECLKEPDRQTCQGTGSRVRWHFDAKRGGCATFQDNGCDGGNGNRFETYEACQRACARGPGDACILPAVQGPCRSWEARWAYSPLLKQCHSFVYGGCEGNANNFESRESCEDACPFPRTMPCKACRLKSKMALSLCRSDFAIVGRLTEVIEEPDAGIARFALEGVLKDDKMGLKFFDTKYLEVTLTGIDWDCPCPNMTAGDGPLVIMGEVHDGVAVLHPSSYVRAASDKRIKKILELIEKKACELLNRFQD, via the exons ATGATCCTCATGCCGGCCCCGCTGCTGATCCTTACCCTGCTTTCAGGGCTAGCTGATGGAGCCAGCCTCCAGCCTGAACCAATGAGCCATCTAGGTGTGTGCCCCAACCAGCTCAACCCCAACCTGTGGGTGGATGCCCAGAGCACCTGTGAGAGGGAATGCCATGTGGATCAG GACTGCAGTGGCTTTGAGAAGTGCTGCACCAATGTGTGTGGGCTCAGGAGCTGTGTGGCAGCTCGCTTTGCAGATGGCAGCTCTGCTGCGCCGGCGCCAGCCGCCTCCTGCGAGAGCTTCGTCTGCCCCCAGCAGGGTTCTGACTGTGACATCTGGGATGGGCAGCCCGTGTGTAAGTGCCGGGACCGCTGTGAGAAGGAGCCCAATTTCACCTGTGCATCAGACGGCCTCACCTACTACAACCGCTGCTACATGGATGCAGAGGCTTGCCTTCGGGGCCTCCGGCTCAGCGTGGTCCCCTGCAAGTATGTCTTCAGCTGGCCCCACACCAGCCCGGGACCTCCCGAGACCACGGCACCCCCCACACCAGGAGCAGCCCCTGACATACCCATCCCGCCAGCCCTCTATAGTAACCCCTTCCACCAGTCCGTCTATGCGGGGGGCACAGCCAGCTTCCACTGTGATGTGAGTGGCCGCCCCCAACCTGACATCACCTGGGAGAAGCAGAGTGATCAGCGGGAGAACTTCATCATGCGACCTGACCAGATGTACGGTAACGTGGTAGTTACCAACATCGGTCAGCTGGTGGTCTATAATGCACGGCTTGAGGACGCCGGACTCTATACCTGTACTGCCCGTAATGCTGCCGGCCTCCTCCGAGCTGACTTTCCCCTCTCTGTCATCCAGCGGGAGCCCCTGGGAGGAGAGCTCCCTGGGCCCAGTCTGCCACCCCCGGCTCCTATGGAGTGCTTAAAGGAACCAGATCGCCAAACCTGCCAGGGCACTGGCAGCAGAGTACGATGGCACTTTGATGCCAAGAGGGGTGGATGTGCCACCTTCCAGGACAATGGCTGTGACGGGGGCAATGGCAACCGATTTGAGACATATGAGGCATGCCAACGGGCCTGTGCCCGGGGCCCTGGGGATGCCTGCATCTTGCCTGCTGTTCAAGGCCCTTGTCGGAGCTGGGAGGCTCGCTGGGCCTATAGCCCACTACTTAAACAGTGCCATTCCTTTGTGTATGGGGGCTGTGAAGGCAATGCCAACAACTTTGAAAGCAGAGAGAGCTGCGAGGATGCATGCCCTTTCCCCCGGACAATGCCCTGCAAGGCCTGCAGGCTCAAAAGCAAGATGGCCCTGAGTCTGTGTCGCAGTGACTTTGCCATCGTGGGGCGACTGACAGAAGTGATCGAGGAGCCCGATGCTGGCATTGCACGATTTGCCCTGGAGGGTGTGCTCAAAGATGATAAGATGGGCCTCAAGTTCTTTGACACGAAGTATCTGGAAGTGACGCTGACAGGCATAGACTGGGACTGCCCCTGTCCCAACATGACGGCTGGAGACGGGCCCCTGGTCATCATGGGAGAGGTCCACGATGGTGTGGCCGTGCTCCACCCCAGCAGCTACGTCAGGGCTGCCAGTGATAAACGCATAAAGAAAATCTTAGAGCTGATCGAGAAGAAGGCCTGTGAGCTGCTCAACCGCTTTCAGGACTAA